Within the Salvia hispanica cultivar TCC Black 2014 chromosome 4, UniMelb_Shisp_WGS_1.0, whole genome shotgun sequence genome, the region GCGACTTCCTCTGCCTCTGATGACTCCAAAGATCTCCATCTTGTTGTCCCTGCATCTGCCAAAATTGCTATAGCTATTCCAGTTTGGCGATGTGCCATGAATGATGAATTTCTTGCTNNNNNNNNNNNNNNNNNNNNNNNNNNNNNNNNNNNNNNNNNNNNNNNNNNNNNNNNNNNNNNNNNNNNNNNNNNNNNNNNNNNNNNNNNNNNNNNNNNNNTGAAAGGAAGAGAGCAATCGAATAAGAGCACTCTCCCATGTTCTTGATGCAATGCTGCACTCTCCCACGTTTATGAGGCAGTTACTCCATGAGGCAGTTTTTCCACTTGTAGTTATTATATATAGATGTATTTCTAATTATGTATATCATCTTTTGATCAATGAAAAGTGCTTCACACATTCCTCTTTAAGCTATAATGATTTCTTGCTTTACTATGTTTTTTGCTGCAATCCTTTTACTAaccaataaagaaaaaaataaactttacATGGAAATAATTGTGCATCTCTTAATTCTGCAACGTGACAAATTGTGTCATCAAACTGATAGCGACAGAAACCAAACCCGCGTTGGTGCTCATTGAATGCTAAATTTAAGGAAGAGACCAATTATGTCTCTCGGAAATAATGggagttgttgatttgttttcttatcATTGGTTTCTACACTGTCGGAAATCCGGTGACTAATGAAGATGCGGATACCTTATGCTCACagaaaaattcaattcaacTGATTTTATTCCACTGGCCTTTGAATTTTGATGTTGAGAATTGCAATGGAACCATACTAGCATTTTTTATCGTCTTTTGTGATTCAATTATTCCCGTCTGCTACTACTGTTCATCGATCGATCATTGTCTCCATCTAATAGGAGTTGGTGCTCATTGAATAATGCTAGGTCCACATGTTGacaatttccattttaatagACTATTTTCATATCGTATTTTGTGATTCAACTCTGAAATTTGTAATGTGTTTCCACCTATTCGCGGCGGTGACCCTCGCATTCTGGCTAGCGGTTCACTCGCATTCTCTAATTCAAACTATGCCTGGCTTTCCCGGCAAACTTCCCTTCAAACTTCGAACAGGGTATGTATGTTtcatcaattcaattcaattcatcCCATTTTTGTAATATCTTCTCTGTTATGATTATGATGAAGATATGTTGGTGTGGGAGAATCAGAAGAAATACAACTGTTTTACTACTTTATTGAGTCCCAAAGGAGCCCTACAAATGATCCCCTTTTCCTTTGGCTCACCGGCGGCCCGGCCTGTTCCGGTCTTTCCGCACTCCTTTATGAGATTGGTATTTCAAATCATCACATTTTTAACTTCAATTTCAATCTCAGATTTCAACAATTTGTTcactttaatttgattattatatgCAGGGCCTATCCACATTGATTATGTTAACTCCAATGGGAGCATACCTGCCCTCGTATTGAATCCATATTCATGGACTAAGGTTTTACAGAGcaattgaatatttggttATGATTTTGGGAGAGTTTTTGTTGATTGCATTTATATGTAGGTAGCAAACATTATATTCATAGACCAACCTGTTGGTACTGGATTTTCGTATGCAAAAACTGAACAAGCTTATAAGACCAGCGACACGGTTTCAGCTACGCTTACTTATGATTTCCTGAAAAAGGTTACTTTTTTGCCTGAAAATCCCAATTATCACACATAGAttggagtagtaatttagtTGGTTTCTTGTGCAGTGGCTTACAAATCATCCCCAATATTCCAAGAATCCGCTATATATTGGTGGTGGCTCTTATGCTGGCATTTTTGTCCCTCTTGTTGTCGACCAAGTATATAATGGTAGGAATGATAATGCAATTGTCAGTCTTCGTATGTTCGAATTTAAGTTGATAGAGCAAGATTTGATTTAAACCAAAATGAAGTTGAGGATATAAGAATTTGTAACACGTTCGTCTCTATGTTCGATAGGTATTGAAGCCGGGAGCGAACCTCCTTTGAATCTCAAAGTAGTCCACCCTGcctatgaattttatttgcaatttttgtgtttgtatAATTCCTTACATACATATTGTGGTTGAGAGCAGGGCTATGTACTGGGAAATCCATTTACTGATGTGAATGGAACGTCGGGCGAAGTGAATGGAAGAGTTGCTTATGCTTATCGAATGGGACTCCTGTCAGATGAACTCTACATGGCACTTCCTTACTCTTTCCCACTAGACCACTATCATAATTCGCCATGTA harbors:
- the LOC125223660 gene encoding serine carboxypeptidase-like 13, with the translated sequence MLTISILIDYFHIVFCDSTLKFVMCFHLFAAVTLAFWLAVHSHSLIQTMPGFPGKLPFKLRTGYVGVGESEEIQLFYYFIESQRSPTNDPLFLWLTGGPACSGLSALLYEIGPIHIDYVNSNGSIPALVLNPYSWTKVANIIFIDQPVGTGFSYAKTEQAYKTSDTVSATLTYDFLKKWLTNHPQYSKNPLYIGGGSYAGIFVPLVVDQVYNGIEAGSEPPLNLKGYVLGNPFTDVNGTSGEVNGRVAYAYRMGLLSDELYMSVRENCNGNYLTIHPDNHLCTEDLERVTECLEKISKTQILEPVCDVGNDKQGLLLDHDDNARRLLRSGVEPWCRDMNRLYSTKWANNELVQRALRIREGTKMEWARCNATLKGRDYTYDVNSTLDYHTKFIHKNCRALILSGDHDMLAPHTATEKWITSLNLQIRSKWRPWFVEGQNAGYTTTYSHSEYELTYATVKGAGHTPAEYKPLQCFPMIQRWVDHSPL